Proteins co-encoded in one Daphnia carinata strain CSIRO-1 chromosome 3, CSIRO_AGI_Dcar_HiC_V3, whole genome shotgun sequence genomic window:
- the LOC130697513 gene encoding adenine DNA glycosylase-like yields MKRLRSKGKSSAQTEIVETTNFKVGDSHHHCLASKDEIRSLRKNLIDWYDGNKRNLQWRDLAKHSDPNIRGYSVLVSEIMLQQTQVATVKSYYSKWIEKWPDFTSLSQATLEEVNTLWSGLGYYSRGRRLYEAARKVVFEMDGTMPQKAEQLQKRLPGVGPYTAAAIGSIAFNEPVGLVDGNVIRVITRLCAIGADTSKKSVVDVIWKLVNELVDPERPGDFNQAIMELGATVCTPKSPDCQSCPISSLCRANRKARHPSAGFSADIEDVPDCSLCLPIDQPWIETDGVTNYPRKAKKTAAKIARNIVLIVERPTNESESNEYLLWQRPVNGLLANLWEFPSFPSQPNDDSDAESSELTNALDQSKGLLGSRAIERLHYVADVYHQFSHISQTYGVYHIAVSACEGADDADLSLPDHYQGFRWLSARQIAEAAISTAMKKVFRSFTQNADGSSSSSTSLKRKTKSKETGTVSKKQMTMQSFFRSDHTQ; encoded by the exons ATGAAACGTTTGCGTTCGAAAGGGAAATCCAGTGCACAAACTGAAATTGTggaaacaacaaatttcaagGTGGGAGATAGTCATCATCATTGCTTGGCATCGAAAGATGAAATACGAAGTCTGAGGAAAAATCTTATCGATTGGTATGATGGTAACAAACGAAACCTTCAGTGGCGAGATTTAGCTAAGCATAGCGATCCAAATATAAGAGGCTATTCAG TCTTAGTCTCAGAAATCATGCTGCAGCAAACACAAGTAGCCACAGTCAAATCTTACTACTCCAAATGGATAGAAAAGTGGCCAGATTTTACATCTCTATCTCAAGCAACTTTGGAGGAAGTGAACACTCTTTGGTCAGGATTAGGTTACTACTCTAGAGGAAGACGTCTATATGAAGCAGCACGTAAA GTTGTTTTCGAAATGGATGGTACGATGCCTCAAAAAGCGGAACAGTTGCAGAAGCGGTTACCAGGAGTTGGACCGTATACGGCTGCGGCCATTGG GTCAATTGCTTTCAATGAACCAGTGGGCCTTGTTGACGGGAATGTGATTAGAGTAATTACTAG GTTGTGTGCAATCGGTGCAGACACGAGTAAAAAG AGTGTGGTGGACGTTATATGGAAATTAGTAAATGAGTTGGTTGATCCGGAAAGACCAGGAGATTTTAATCAAGCGATAATGGAATTGGGTGCGACAGTGTGCACTCCAAAATCTCCTGATTGCCAATCCTGCCCAATCAGTTCATTATGTCGAGCCAATAGGAAGGCAAGGCATCCCAGCGCCGGTTTCTCTGCAGATATCGAAGACG TTCCCGATTGTTCATTGTGCCTGCCAATTGACCAGCCTTGGATTGAAAC AGATGGAGTAACAAATTATCCCCGAAAAGCCAAAAAGACTGCTGCCAAAATAGCCCGTAATATCGTCTTGATTGTTGAGCGTCCAACAAACGAATCGGAGAGTAATGAGTATTTACTATGGCAACGGCCAGTCAACG GTTTACTCGCCAACTTGTGGGAGTTTCCAAGTTTTCCCTCCCAGCCGAACGATGACTCGGACGCGGAGAGCAGCGAACTGACGAATGCTCTAGACCAATCGAAAGGATTGCTGGGCAGCCGGGCCATCGAACGCTTGCACTACGTGGCAGATGTTTATCACCAATTTTCCCACATAAGCCAGACCTATGGTGTATACCATATTGCGGTCAGCGCGTGTGAAGGAGCCGATGACGCCGACTTGTCCTTACCCGACCACTACCAGGGCTTCAGGTGGCTGAGCGCCCGTCAGATTGCTGAAGCCGCCATCTCTACCGCTATGAAAAAAGTCTTCCGCTCCTTCACCCAGAACGCGGACGGTAGTAGCAGCTCGTCGACTTCGTTGAAGCGGAAAACGAAATCAAAGGAGACCGGAACCGTCTCCAAGAAGCAAATGACGATGCAGTCGTTTTTCAGAAGCGATCACACTCAATAG
- the LOC130697496 gene encoding DNA-binding protein SMUBP-2-like has product MQFKNIDDFVIQQLELLNLERDAEIAESRKFQETFSAKQLQEKGVCILNLVVQGLRSGLYGRTIVTFGSKMAGKELPSSNMSSGDIVGIFSNSSASQLEKDQICSGIVSCVKSGTIEIALDGECENIDLNDNECYKLLQLANNVTYKRLKMGLNSLKNYQGPAATLMNTLFGEQEFSSANVSLPPALLGYNNDLVWFNKNLDRSQKKAVEFALKQRELAVVHGPPGTGKTTTVVEIILQTVKAGNRVLACAPSNVAVDNILEKLVSNSTVKAIRLGHPTRMQEAVQNRSLDAVLSNSEARSIVNDVRRDLDAQLKQMTKTKKRGPIFNEIKNLRKELRERETKAVKEVLSHANVILTTLTSATQDGPLKHLLPDHFDYVVIDECSQATESACWLALTRAPRALLAGDHFQLPPTIISPEAARRGLGLTLMERIIQRKVDGKSCVRMLTTQYRMHSDIMQWASDQLYHGKLEAHPSVASHLLMELPGVGDNDDTRIPLLLLDTAGCDFHESATSEEGSKANSGEAALVFLHVQRLVESGLPARDIAIVTPYNLQVELLRQMLSGKYPQLEIRSVDGFQGREKEAIILSLVRSNSTGQVGFVADVRRLNVACTRARRHLCLVTDSSTTSRATSGLVEYLEQHGEVRSAHQYLQEMDNVVVPEIGNRITGEAAKPRKVVTPSTNTIDSNQSKQEKEEIAAKVKAMLTEWAASAECGASCIKEFPSTLTAYERLIVHQWAEEHGYQHRSVGENHKRRIQIYKSAVTIPQQACKEIQPPENEQSHAISFDASISVKNDADEVLPKLAEKMELKESSSSSSKKKKNKKQKLASGSEKQKVPTTDKHFVPATLAVSECDDNNVKCDDCQKQVPKQNLALHRLRCTGAGPTEQAVRPKPKPSIKPLPSMIPPDGTKDLNRNGKEKDIDDVLSEFRKLDNICNYSTCKTGISLMGQLCLFCQRRFCLSHHLPEIHGCGDAIRRQARSVTLKQGFVAPGSLPVKPKVIDTAKRAHLQRKLEKKLEDMSTQRAGKKEEKKKK; this is encoded by the exons ATGCAGTTCAAAAACATCGACGATTTTGTAATTCAGCAACTTGAGTTACTTAATCTTGAAAGGGATGCAGAAATAGCTGAAAGTAGAAAATTCCAAGAAACTTTTTCTGCCAAACAGCTCCAAGAAAAAGGAGTATGCATCTTAAATTTAGTTGTTCAAGGTTTGCGATCCGGTTTGTATGGTAGAACTATCGTAACGTTTGGCAGTAAAATGGCTGGTAAAGAATTACCATCATCTAACATGAGTTCTG GGGATATTGTTGGGATATTTTCCAATTCAAGCGCTTCACAACTAGAAAAAGATCAAATTTGTTCTGGCATTGTCAGTTGTGTTAAGTCAGGCACAATTGAAATTGCTCTTGATGGTGAATGTGAAAACATTGACTTAAATGACAATGAATGCTACAAATTGTTGCAGCTAGCAAATAATGTGACCTATAAAAGGCTTAAAAT GGGATTGAATAGCTTGAAAAATTACCAAGGCCCTGCTGCAACTCTTATGAATACCTTGTTTGGTGAACAGGAGTTCTCATCAGCAAATGTCTCTTTACCACCGGCCCTCTTAGGTTACAACAATGATCTTGTCTGGTTCAATAAGAACCTGGACCGTTCGCAGAAGAAGGCGGTTGAATTTGCGCTGAAACAACGAGAACTTGCAGTTGTGCACGGCCCTCCAGGGACAG GCAAAACTACTACCGTAGTAGAAATTATCCTTCAGACAGTAAAAGCAGGAAACCGAGTTCTTGCCTGTGCTCCGTCTAATGTAGCAGTCGATAACATATTGGAAAAACTCGTATCAAATTCAACCGTGAAAGCTATACGTTTGGGACATCCAACTCGGATGCAAGAAGCCGTCCAAAATAGATCTCTAGATGCTGTTCTTTCTAATAGTGAAGCCCGTTCTATCGTAAACGACGTTCGCCGAGATCTCGATGCTCAACTTAAACAAATgaccaaaaccaaaaa GCGAGGACCTATTTTTAACGAGATTAAGAATCTGCGGAAAGAACTCCGCGAACGCGAGACAAAAGCAGTCAAGGAAGTCCTCTCACATGCAAATGTCATTCTGACGACGCTTACTAGTGCTACGCAAGATGGACCTTTAAAGCATTTGTTACCGGACCATTTCGATTACGTTGTGATCGATGAATGTTCGCAG GCCACGGAATCGGCATGTTGGTTAGCATTAACCCGAGCGCCGAGAGCCTTATTAGCTGGTGACCACTTTCAACTGCCACCGACTATCATATCTCCGGAAGCTGCACGCAGAGGACTCGGACTTACACTCATGGAACGCATCATTCAACGTAAAGTGGACGGCAAATCCTGCGTTCGCATGCTGACGACTCAATACCGCATGCACAGTGATATCATGCAGTGGGCGTCGGACCAACTTTATCACGGCAAACTGGAGGCACATCCATCAGTAGCGAGTCACTTACTTATGGAACTACCTGGCGTCGGAGACAACGATGACACAA GAATACCGCTTTTACTACTTGACACCGCGGGATGTGATTTCCATGAATCAGCTACATCAGAAGAAGGATCCAAAGCCAACAGTGGTGAGGCGGCTCTCGTTTTCTTGCACGTGCAGCGACTGGTTGAATCGGGATTACCAGCTCGAGATATCGCTATCGTTACTCCTTACAACCTCCAG GTTGAACTGCTGAGACAAATGTTAAGCGGAAAGTATCCGCAACTCGAAATCCGCAGTGTGGATGGCTTCCAAGGCCG GGAAAAAGAAGCAATTATTTTGTCCTTAGTGCGATCTAACTCGACCGGCCAAGTCGGATTTGTGGCCGATGTTCGTCGACTGAACGTGGCATGTACTCGCGCCCGTCGGCATCTCTGTTTAGTTACTGATTCGAGCACAACAAGTCGCGCTACTAGTGGCTTGGTTGAGTACTTGGAGCAACATGGAGAGGTCCGTTCTGCCCATCAATACTTACAGGAGATGGATAATGTTGTTGTTCCCGAAATCGGCAACCGTATAACTGGAGAGGCGGCAAAACCACGCAAAGTCGTCACTCCTTCTACGAACACGATAGATAGCAACCagtcaaaacaagaaaaagaagagatagCCGCTAAAGTCAAGGCCATGTTGACCGAATGGGCGGCCAGTGCCGAATGTGGCGCCTCTTGTATCAAAGAATTCCCGTCGACATTGACGGCCTATGAACGATTAATAGTTCACCAGTGGGCCGAAGAGCACGGTTATCAGCATAGAAGCGTGGGAGAGAATCATAAACGCCGCATTCAAATTTATAAATCTGCTGTAACTATACCACAACAAGCATGCAAAGAAATCCAACCGCCCGAAAACGAACAATCTCACGCTATCTCTTTTGACGCGTCCATATCTGTTAAGAATGATGCTGACGAAGTCTTGCCAAAGTTAGCCGAGAAAATGGAATTAAAAGAGAGTAGTTCGTCATcgtcaaagaagaaaaagaataaaaagcaaaagttaGCTTCGGGATCAGAGAAGCAAAAAGTACCAACTACGGATAAGCATTTTGTTCCAGCCACTTTAGCTGTCAGCGAGTGCGATGACAATAACGTCAAATGCGATGACTGCCAAAAACAAGTTCCAAAACAGAATCTAGCTCTTCATAGATTACGTTGCACCGGGGCAGGTCCTACAGAGCAAGCAGTGAGACCAAAACCGAAACCATCGATCAAACCTTTACCATCAATGATTCCCCCTGATGGAACCAAAGACTTAAATagaaacggaaaagaaaaagatattgaTGATGTCTTATCTGAATTCCGGAAATTAGACAATATTTGTAATTACTCCACCTGTAAAACGGGTATATCACTGATGGGTCAATTGTGCTTATTCTGTCAACGACGCTTTTGTCTTTCGCACCATCTTCCCGAAATCCATGGATGTGGTGATGCTATTCGACGCCAGGCACGTAGCGTCACACTCAAACAAGGCTTTGTTGCACCTGGGTCGTTACCTGTTAAACCGAAAGTCATAGATACCGCCAAGCGTGCTCATCTTCAACGTaaactggagaaaaaattagaagataTGTCCACTCAACGAGCTggcaagaaagaagaaaagaagaagaaataa
- the LOC130697506 gene encoding alkaline phosphatase-like, whose product MKGIIFPILFLLNGLGIVAPSEPSTTDSEPPQILNEDKTFWHAQGKEELLRALNRQLNLNTAKNVIFFLGDGMGVSTVTAARIHAGQKLGELGEENYLSFEKFPNLGLLKTYNVDKQVADSAGSATSYLTGVKGRYGTLGLDVSAPYNVCRSDLGTKPNVDSVLKWAQDAGKATGFVTTTRVTHATPAGLYAHTANRDWECDSQIPLANRHECKDIARQLVEDEPGRNIKIILGGGRQIFEAANDNGTAKWPCKRGDNMDLIEAWKVDKKKRDKSYLFLENRDALLNANFDDAEFILGLFSMNHIPYELDRVEDPKVGTLAPGIEEMTENAIRFLQKKSSNGFFLLVEGGRIDHAHHKNNALLALEETVAMHKAVAIAQRLTDSKDTLILVTADHSHTFNINGYPVRGNKITGIGGVGDYGYNYTTLSYSSGPGFWNNVNNGTTDPHKPWLDASTLDVHNKTYRQLAQTPADDAYHGGEDVAVYATGPMSHLFHGVHDQTYVAHVVGHAACIGPYASVCDVPKPEAQSAGVSTLSSHFTILFMALAVSLAIFRQ is encoded by the exons ATGAAGGGAATTATATTTCCCATTTTATTCCTTTTAAATGGACTCGGTATTGTGGCACCTAGCGAACCCTCGACAACTGACAGCGAACCACCGCAGATCCTAAATGAAG ACAAAACCTTTTGGCATGCCCAGGGTAAAGAGGAGTTACTTCGTGCCCTGAATCGCCAACTGAATCTCAACACCGCCAAAAACGTCATCTTTTTCTTGGGTGACGGAATGGGAGTTTCGACAGTGACGGCCGCTCGTATACATGCCGGACAAAAGCTCGGAGAGCTTGGCGAGGAGAATTActtatcttttgaaaaattcccTAATTTAGGCCTTCTCAAG ACATACAACGTAGATAAACAAGTGGCGGATTCCGCAGGCTCGGCAACG TCCTATTTGACTGGAGTGAAAGGTCGTTATGGTACTCTCGGGTTGGACGTCTCAGCCCCCTACAACGTATGTCGGTCTGATCTCGGCACGAAACCGAACGTTGATAGCGTCCTGAAATGGGCCCAAGATGCGGGGAAGGCCACTG GTTTTGTAACGACAACGAGAGTTACACATGCCACCCCAGCGGGTCTGTACGCCCACACTGCTAATCGTGACTGGGAGTGCGATTCGCAAATACCGTTGGCAAATCGACACGAATGCAAAGACATTGCTCGACAGCTAGTCGAAGACGAACCTGGTCGAAACATCAAG ATAATCCTTGGCGGTGGGCGACAGATTTTTGAAGCCGCAAACGATAACGGCACAGCAAAGTGGCCTTGTAAAAGGGGCGACAATATGGATTTGATTGAAGCGTGGAAAGtagacaaaaagaaacgtgacAAGTCGTATCTCTTTTTGGAAAACCGCGACGCTTTACTAAATGCCAATTTCGACGATGCAGAGTTTATTCTCG GTTTGTTTTCGATGAATCACATCCCCTACGAGCTCGACAGAGTCGAAGATCCCAAAGTTGGCACGTTGGCCCCCGGCATCGAAGAAATGACAGAAAACGCTATTCGTTTCTTACAGAAGAAAAGTAGCAATGGTTTTTTTCTGCTAGTGGAAGGTGGCCGAATCGATCACGCTCACCACAAAAATAATGCCTTACTGGCACTCGAGGAGACCGTGGCTATGCACAAGGCTGTAGCCATCGCCCAACGGCTGACAGATAGCAAAGACACACTCATATTGGTCACTGCCGATCATTCGCATACTTTCAATATTAACGGTTACCCAGTGAGAGGAAACAAGATAACCG GTATAGGTGGTGTGGGCGACTATGGCTACAATTACACGACGCTGTCGTACTCATCGGGTCCAGGGTTCTGGAATAACGTGAACAACGGGACTACAGATCCCCACAAGCCGTGGCTAGATGCTAGCACTTTAGATGTACACAATAAAACTTACAGGCAACTAGCACAAACTCCAGCCGATGACGCCTACCACGGAGGCGAGGATGTGGCTGTTTATGCGACTG GTCCGATGTCGCACTTGTTTCACGGAGTACACGATCAGACTTACGTTGCTCATGTCGTGGGGCACGCCGCCTGCATAGGGCCATACGCATCTGTTTGTGACGTTCCTAAACCTGAAGCTCAAAGCGCTGGAGTTTCAACTCTTTCGTCTCACTTTACTATCTTATTCATGGCTTTAGCAGTAAGCTTAGCCATTTTCAGGCAATAG
- the LOC130697542 gene encoding transmembrane protein 120 homolog — protein MALNLGDIDACIQDLIDLTEDYKELEATHKDYTVQLEQLSELQTKCVKNLSHQRYRLGIIKSTLKKLKPKDDSEKEKFQLLNKDLMRRQAQLNEMEESLPKKSGTYLKIILGSVNVSFLNKQERFKYKDDYEKFKLALSAIAMGLSVTNLLANLRILDLAFVFLMVWYYCTLTIRESILRVNGSRIKGWWRAHHFISTALSAVLLTWPDSATYHLFRHQLMWFYVYISFVQYLQFRYQQGCLYRLKALGERHDMDITIEGFHSWMWRGLSFLLPFLYLGYFYQLYNAWALYQLISHPNSEWQIPVLSFLFLILFLGNILTTSMVIPQKLRDKVRLKYRFTRLDKYFSTYTKGGRRFTLSDRSRSNEGRDSVIQGEHAAKTDSEKIKENHGSPRDISHNFENEKDQ, from the exons ATGGCCTTGAATTTGGGCGATATCGACGCCTGTATTCAAGATTTAATTGATTTAACCGAAGATTACAAAGAGCTTGAA GCAACTCACAAAGACTACACAGTACAATTGGAACAACTGTCAGAACTACAAACAAAATGTGTGAAAAATTTGAGCCATCAAAGATACCGATTAGGGATTATCAAGTCAACATTAAAAAA GCTTAAACCAAAGGATGActcagagaaagaaaaatttcaacttCTGAACAAGGATTTAATGAGGAGACAAGCTCAACTAAATGAGATGGAAGAATCTTTACCTAAAAAGAGTGGGACATACCTTAAAATCATACTAGGTTCAGTCAATGTGTCATTTCTCAACAAACAGGAAAG GTTCAAGTACAAGGATGACTATGAAAAGTTCAAACTTGCTCTAAGTGCTATAGCAATGGGACTATCTGTAACAAACCTTCTTGCCAATTTAAG GATCTTGGATTTGGCCTTTGTTTTCCTAATGGTGTGGTATTACTGCACTCTGACAATCCGCGAATCAATCTTACGAGTAAATGGCTCCAGAATCAAAGGGTGGTGGAGAGCGCATCATTTCATTTCGACGGCACTGTCTGCTGTTTTACTCACATGGCCTGACTCCGCTACGTATCATCTGTTTCGTCACCAGCTGATGTGGTTCTACGTCTACATAA GTTTTGTTCAGTACCTTCAGTTCAGATACCAGCAAGGCTGTCTGTATCGTCTCAAAGCTTTGGGCGAGCGACACGATATGGATATTACCATTGAAGGGTTCCATTCTTGGATGTGGCGAGGACTTAGTTTTTTACTACCTTTTCTCTACCTGGGATATTTCTATCAATTGTACAATGCTTGGGCCTTGTATCAACTTATTTCTCATCCGAATAGTGAGTGgcag ATTCCAGtcctttccttccttttcctGATACTTTTTCTGGGGAATATTTTGACAACATCTATGGTAATTCCGCAGAAACTAAGAGACAAAGTTCGTCTTAAATACCGTTTCACACGTCTCGACAAGTATTTTTCCACTTATACCAAGGGTGGTAGACGATTTACGTTATCTG ATCGTTCGCGATCGAATGAAGGCCGTGATTCCGTTATCCAAGGGGAGCATGCAGCAAAAACTGATTcggaaaaaattaaagaaaatcatgGTTCACCTAGAGACATAAGTCATAATTTTGAGAATGAAAAAGACCAATGA
- the LOC130697511 gene encoding uncharacterized protein LOC130697511 isoform X1 encodes MLNLKQPLTLVTCASDCLIELVLFWNSHQLDIQSFTILREYLLSIPNNLFDQWAEKLMLRLGRLQRNSDALFLIFSSALTRMDIDHFPTLPVNVNRLCDGFRFTTNLRYLCCRYAPFFWSPSDLLMLQKSVGHFTNLQRLVICNIDLMESPSFLETVGNQLSSLKELDISYGKIPADSYKKIGDNFLHLEVLRIKQHSEEFRTITRKHAIQLLVCLLKLKILDDDSTAWSCVLPALTQLSKEMYSHLCASIEHLTIYQCSEVNIKFTKKVVSVCLDTKVFRESPEHNVTSVSTWLCNNFPGLLSINLRLENVLFTTIANFLQSKSMGWKIHSIFLSKIPLNVTHFQIIGKYAPNLKKLEILNQVILDVSTNNQHIAADDVGRLARPYFRHLTHLSFTGAWTENIVCVLLNNCVFLQDLILKPNVLPVTFLKHNPLSYLQRLILDRSHLVWNECDLELNFLRYVLKSASNSLRELGLKSRPPIEWDSLLQQLKLENCDFQILRPIV; translated from the exons atgctgAACTTAAAACAGCCTTTAACTTTAGTAACGTGTGCCTCCGATTGCCTTATTGAATTAGTGCTGTTTTGGAATTCGCATCAACTTGATATTCAATCCTTCACAATTTTACGAGAATACCTTTTATCTATTCCCAACAACCTGTTCGACCAGTGGGCGGAGAAGCTAATGTTAAGGTTAGGTAGATTGCAACGTAATTCAGAtgccctttttcttatttttagtTCTGCCTTAACACGAATGGATATTGATCATTTTCCCACTCTGCCTGTAAATGTGAATAGACTTTGTGATGGCTTTAGATTTACCACAAATCTAAGGTACTTGTGCTGTCGCtatgccccttttttttggtctcCATCAGATTTATTGATGCTTCAAAAATCAGTAGGTCATTTCACAAATCTTCAAAGGTTAGTCATATGTAATATAGATCTTATGGAGAGCCCCTCGTTTCTGGAGACTGTTGGAAACCAACTCAGCAGCCTAAAAGAACTTGACATCAGTTATGGGAAAATACCAGCAGACAGTTACAAAAAAATAGGTGACAATTTTTTACATCTTGAAGTCCTAAGGATAAAACAACATTCAGAAGAATTTCGTACCATCACCCGTAAACATGCAATACAACTActtgtttgtttattgaaGCTAAAGATTTTGGATGATGATTCAACTGCATGG AGCTGTGTTCTACCAGCCTTAACACAACTCAGCAAAGAAATGTACTCTCATTTATGTGCCTCCATAGAGCATCTTACCATCTACCAATGCTCAGAAGTAAACATAAAATTTACCAAAAAGGTTGTGAGTGTGTGCCTAGATACCAAAGTCTTCAGAGAGTCGCCGGAACATAACGTAACAAGTGTAAGCACTTGGCTATGCAACAATTTTCCCGGACTCCTGTCAATCAACCTTCGcctagaaaatgttttgtttaccacaattgcaaattttttacAAAGTAAAAGCATGGGATGGAAAATTCATTCCATTTTCCTCTCCAAAATTCCTCTCAATGTAACGCATTTCCAAATTATTGGAAAATATGCTCCTAATCTTAAAAAGTTGGAAATACTGAACCAAGTAATTTTGGATGTATCAACCAATAATCAACACATCGCTGCAGATGATGTTGGCCGTTTAGCCCGGCCATATTTTCGTCATCTTACACATCTCTCTTTTACTGGAGCCTGGACGGAAAATATTGTCTGCGTTCTATTGAATAACTGTGTTTTCTTGCAAGACCTCATTCTAAAACCAAATGTTTTACCGGTGACATTTCTCAAGCACAATCCTCTTTCATATTTACAGCGACTCATCCTTGATAGGTCGCATTTGGTTTGGAACGAATGTGATCTAGAGTTGAATTTTCTTCGATATGTCCTTAAATCAGCATCAAACTCCCTTAGAGAACTTGGCCTTAAATCTAGGCCTCCCATAGAATGGGATAGTCTTCTTCAGCAGTTAAAACTGGAAAATTGTGATTTTCAAATATTGCGACCCATTGTTTAA
- the LOC130697511 gene encoding uncharacterized protein LOC130697511 isoform X2: MESPSFLETVGNQLSSLKELDISYGKIPADSYKKIGDNFLHLEVLRIKQHSEEFRTITRKHAIQLLVCLLKLKILDDDSTAWSCVLPALTQLSKEMYSHLCASIEHLTIYQCSEVNIKFTKKVVSVCLDTKVFRESPEHNVTSVSTWLCNNFPGLLSINLRLENVLFTTIANFLQSKSMGWKIHSIFLSKIPLNVTHFQIIGKYAPNLKKLEILNQVILDVSTNNQHIAADDVGRLARPYFRHLTHLSFTGAWTENIVCVLLNNCVFLQDLILKPNVLPVTFLKHNPLSYLQRLILDRSHLVWNECDLELNFLRYVLKSASNSLRELGLKSRPPIEWDSLLQQLKLENCDFQILRPIV; the protein is encoded by the exons ATGGAGAGCCCCTCGTTTCTGGAGACTGTTGGAAACCAACTCAGCAGCCTAAAAGAACTTGACATCAGTTATGGGAAAATACCAGCAGACAGTTACAAAAAAATAGGTGACAATTTTTTACATCTTGAAGTCCTAAGGATAAAACAACATTCAGAAGAATTTCGTACCATCACCCGTAAACATGCAATACAACTActtgtttgtttattgaaGCTAAAGATTTTGGATGATGATTCAACTGCATGG AGCTGTGTTCTACCAGCCTTAACACAACTCAGCAAAGAAATGTACTCTCATTTATGTGCCTCCATAGAGCATCTTACCATCTACCAATGCTCAGAAGTAAACATAAAATTTACCAAAAAGGTTGTGAGTGTGTGCCTAGATACCAAAGTCTTCAGAGAGTCGCCGGAACATAACGTAACAAGTGTAAGCACTTGGCTATGCAACAATTTTCCCGGACTCCTGTCAATCAACCTTCGcctagaaaatgttttgtttaccacaattgcaaattttttacAAAGTAAAAGCATGGGATGGAAAATTCATTCCATTTTCCTCTCCAAAATTCCTCTCAATGTAACGCATTTCCAAATTATTGGAAAATATGCTCCTAATCTTAAAAAGTTGGAAATACTGAACCAAGTAATTTTGGATGTATCAACCAATAATCAACACATCGCTGCAGATGATGTTGGCCGTTTAGCCCGGCCATATTTTCGTCATCTTACACATCTCTCTTTTACTGGAGCCTGGACGGAAAATATTGTCTGCGTTCTATTGAATAACTGTGTTTTCTTGCAAGACCTCATTCTAAAACCAAATGTTTTACCGGTGACATTTCTCAAGCACAATCCTCTTTCATATTTACAGCGACTCATCCTTGATAGGTCGCATTTGGTTTGGAACGAATGTGATCTAGAGTTGAATTTTCTTCGATATGTCCTTAAATCAGCATCAAACTCCCTTAGAGAACTTGGCCTTAAATCTAGGCCTCCCATAGAATGGGATAGTCTTCTTCAGCAGTTAAAACTGGAAAATTGTGATTTTCAAATATTGCGACCCATTGTTTAA